DNA sequence from the Actinomycetota bacterium genome:
GATCCGACGGTCGATGCTGGATCTGTTGCGCGGAGACGAACTCCGGGTCACCGAGCTCGCCGAACCGTTCGATATCTCGCTCGCCGGTGCCTCGAAGCACATCCACGTGCTCGAGGACGCCGGGCTGATCCGACGAACGGTCGTCGGGCGCGAGCACTTCCTGTCGCTCGACGCCCGCCCGTTGAAGCCGGCTGCGGAGTGGATCGACGGCTACCGCGCGTTCTGGGAGGGCCGGCTCGACGCACTCGACCGTCACCTCCGCGAAAGCAAGCGGCGGTGAACGCGCGGACGGGCGCGCTCGTTGTCGAGCGCGTGCTGTCGGCGACGCCGAACGAGGTATTCGACGCGTGGACGACGCCATCGCGGATGGCGGCGTGGATGAGCCCCGTCGGCGCCGCCGAAGCAGAGGTCGACCTTCGTGTGGGCGGCTCGTTTCGCGTGGTGATGGTGGAGGCTCGCCTGGAGCACAGGGGCGAGTACCTCGAGATCGATCGGCCGAGCCGGCTCGCCTTCACGTGGGTCTCGCCGTTCACCGGCGCAGAGCCGAGTGTCGTCACCCTCGAGCTGCACCCGCACGACG
Encoded proteins:
- a CDS encoding metalloregulator ArsR/SmtB family transcription factor, which gives rise to MVERSLDASYGALGHEIRRSMLDLLRGDELRVTELAEPFDISLAGASKHIHVLEDAGLIRRTVVGREHFLSLDARPLKPAAEWIDGYRAFWEGRLDALDRHLRESKRR
- a CDS encoding SRPBCC domain-containing protein, whose translation is MNARTGALVVERVLSATPNEVFDAWTTPSRMAAWMSPVGAAEAEVDLRVGGSFRVVMVEARLEHRGEYLEIDRPSRLAFTWVSPFTGAEPSVVTLELHPHDDGTRVVLTYERLPEDVVDGHRDGWGTMIKRLAGILAT